A section of the Brevinematales bacterium genome encodes:
- a CDS encoding YbaK/EbsC family protein: MKVYEQIIAILRENDIPYEEIIHAPVRTTDDSARERAAAGWTGGVGSKNILFHAKEKFYLVVTTAQKQIKARIFKKEFGTKDIRFAYDDEVAVNTRCTPGSVPPFGHPSRDLPIFLDKDILSAEWFMFNPGDHCRSIRVRPDGLMRALAAVPNPVYIFEEGESGAIIEKLDAAT; encoded by the coding sequence CCGCGAAAACGATATCCCCTACGAAGAAATCATTCATGCCCCGGTAAGGACTACCGACGATTCCGCCCGCGAACGCGCGGCGGCGGGATGGACTGGCGGCGTCGGCAGTAAAAATATCCTCTTCCACGCGAAGGAAAAGTTTTACCTCGTGGTAACCACCGCGCAGAAGCAGATTAAGGCGCGTATCTTTAAAAAGGAATTCGGCACCAAAGATATCCGTTTCGCCTATGACGACGAAGTGGCGGTGAATACCCGGTGCACCCCCGGCTCGGTGCCGCCGTTCGGACACCCCTCGCGCGACCTCCCCATCTTTCTCGACAAGGACATCCTTTCCGCAGAATGGTTTATGTTCAACCCGGGCGACCATTGCAGGAGTATCCGTGTGCGGCCGGACGGCCTCATGCGCGCGCTCGCCGCGGTCCCGAATCCCGTCTATATCTTCGAGGAAGGGGAATCGGGCGCAATTATCGAAAAACTGGATGCCGCAACTTGA